The Planctomycetota bacterium region AAGCCCAGGCCGAACTGGCCGAGACGCTCCTGGCCAACCGCGAGAAGCTCTACGAGGAAGGCCGCCGCCAGGGAAAGGAATGGGTCACCGAGGAGCAGATGGTCACCTGGCGGTCCGACGCCCGCAAGGCCCGCGCGGACGTCGAGCGCGCCCGCGTGGAGCTGGAGCTGGCGCGCCTGAACCACCGCGACGCCCGCGTCCGCCCGCCCCTGGCCGGCGTCATCCACCGCAAGCTCGTCGCCACGGGCGACTACGTCCGCCCCGAAACGGTCGTCGCCACCATGCTCAACGTGAGCGCCCTGCATCTGCGCTTCCCGGTGACGGAGCTCGAGGCCGCGCGGCTGGCCCCCGGGCAGGAAGTGACCTTCAGCGTGCGAACGGAGCCCGGCCGGGAATTCCGCGCCCGGCTTTTCCACGTGAGCCAGAAAGCGGACCCCGTCACGCGCGCCGTCGAGTGTCGCGGAGAAATCGCCGCCGCCGGAGCGTCCCTGCGTCCCGGCGCCTTCGCCCGCGTCCGCGCGGTCACGGGGAAGCAGACCTCCCTCGTCGTGCCCGAGCGGGCGGTCCTGCCCACGGAACGGGGGTTCCTCGTTTACGAGCTCTCCGACGGGCGCGCCGCGGCCCGCCCCGTCCGCCTGGGCCTGCGCCTGGACGGTCACGTCGAAATCCTCGAGGGCCTCCGGGCCGGCGCGAGGATCGCGACCGACGGCGCGGCGTCGCTGCGCGACGGCATGGAGGTCGACATCGTTGAGGCCGCGCCATGAACCTCTCCGATCTCTCGATCCGTAACCCCGTCTTCGCCTGGATGCTCTCGGCGTTTCTCATCGTCTTCGGGCTGATCTGCTTCGACCGCCTGGGCGTCAGCCAGATGCCCGACGTGGACTTCCCGACCGTGCGCGTCGAGGTGGCCCTCGAAGGGGCCTCGCCCGAGATCATGGAAACGGAGGTCGTGGACGTCCTGGAGGACGCCGTCATGAGCGTCCAGGGGATCCAGGAAATCACCGCGACCGCGCGCCAGGGCCGGGCGTCCCTCAACATCGAGTTCGAGATCGGCCGGGACATCGACGCCGCCGTCCAGGAGGTGCAGACGAAGATCGCGCAGGCCCAGCGGCTCCTCCCGCACGACATTGACCCGCCCACCGTGGAAAAGACCAACGCCGATGACAACGCCTTCATGTGGATCGCCCTGTCCGGGCATGTGCCGTACCCGGACCTCGTCCACTTCGCGCGGTACCGCCTCAAGGACCGCCTCCAGACCGTCCCGGGCGTCGGCGAGGTGATTCTGGGCGGATACCTCGACCGCAACATGCGGATCTGGCTCAAACTGGAGGAGCTCGAAGCGCGGGACCTGACGGTGGCCGACGTGATCGCCGCCCTCGGCCGGGAACACGTGGAGGTTCCGGCCGGCCGCCTGGAGTCCTCCACGCGCGAGTCGAACGTGCGGGCCTTCGGCGAGGCGCCCTCCGCCGAGGAGTTCCGCTCGATCGTCATCGCTCACCGCAACGACGCCCCCGTGTTCCTGGGCGACGTCGCCGTCGTGGAGGACGGCCTGGCGGACCGGCGGCGCCTGGCGCGCGCGCTGGGGGTCCAGGCCGTGGGGCTCGGCATCAAGAAACAGTACGGGGCCAACGCCGTGCAGGTCGCCCGCGCGGTGCGCGAGAGAATCCGGGAAATCCAGCCCGAGGTTCCGCCCGGAATGACGCTCGAAGTCAATTCGGACATCACCGTCTTCGTCGAGGAATCCATCCACGAGATCCAGTTCACGCTGGTGCTCTCGGTGATTCTGACCTCGATCGTGTGCTGGCTTTTCCTCGGGTCCTGGACGTCCACGCTGAACGTGCTCCTGGCGATCCCCACGTCGATCGTGGGGAGCTTCATTCTCCTCTACGCGCTCGGCTTCACGATCAATACGTTCACGCTCATGGCGCTGTCCCTGGCGGTGGGCATCGTCGTCGACGACGCGATCATGGTGCTCGAGAACATCGTGCGCCACCGGGAGCGCGGGGAGCCCCGCGCCCGGGCGGCCCGCAACGGCACCCGGGAGATCATGATGGCCGCCTTCGCGGCGACCCTGGCCATCATCGCGATCTTCCTCCCGATCGCGTTCGTCCAGGGCCTGATCGGCAAGTTTCTTTACCAGTTCGGCGTGACGCTGTCGGTGGCGGTGGCCCTGTCGCTCCTCGAGGCGATCACGCTGACGCCGATGCGGTGCGCCCAGATGCTTTCGGTCGCCGACGAGAACCGGTTCCTTTCCCGGTTTTTCCGCGGGCTGGCGAACGCCTACCGCGCCGTCCTGGCCCCGTGCCTGCGGTGGCGCTGGGCGGTCGTCGCGCTCTCGATGGCGGGGTTCGGGGCGTCGCTTTTCCTCCTGCCCCGCCTGCGCCAGGAGATCGTGCCGCCCCAGGATCAGTCCATGGTTCTCGTGCGCTTTCAGACCCCCGTGGGCTCCTCCATCGACTACACGGACGCGCGCCTTCGGGAGGCCGAGCGTTTCCTCGAGGAGCAGCGGACCCGGGGCCCCGTGAACCGCTATTTCAGCGTCGTCGGAGGCTTCGGCGGAGGAGACGTGGACACGGGCGTCATCTTCATGACCCTGAAGCCCCGGCGCGAACGGCCGCCGAGCCTGCGGAATCCCGGCGAACCCATGAGCCAGCACGAGTTCATGGGAATCCTTCGGGCGCGCCTGAACTCGATTCCCGGAATGCGCGGCGCCTACGTGAGCGACCTCTCCATGAGGGGCCTCACGGGCCGCGGCACCACGTTCCCCATCGAGTTCGCCGTCACGGGCGACGACTGGGCCCGCCTCGGGGAGTATTCGGAACGCCTCATGGAGAAGATGCGGGAGACCGGCCTCCTCGTGGACGTCCACAGCGATTACCTCGTGGGCATGCCCGAGGTCCGCGTCTATCCCGACCGCCGCCGCGCCGCCGAACTCGGCGTCAGCATGCTCGACATCGGCACGGCGATCAACGCCCTGATCGGCGGCGTCCGGGTCGGAAAGTTCGAGGAGGGCGGGCACCGCTACGACATGCGCGTGCGCCTGGTTTCCGACCAGCGCTCGCGCCCCGAGGACATCGAGCGCCTCACCGTCCGCAGCCGCGACGGGCGGCTCGTGAAACTGTCCGAGGTCGTGCGGCTCGTCGAGACGCCCGGCGTCCAGAGCATCACGCGGCGCAACCGGGCCCGGGCCATCACGGTCCGGGCCAACCTCGCCCCGGGCGCTTCCCAGAAGACCGCCTCCGAGCGCATCCGGGCGATCGCCCGCGAAGTGCTGCCCCCGGGATACGGGCTCGAGGAGACGGGCTCGTCCCGCTTCTTCTCCGAGAGCGGCCGGGCTTTCCTCTTCGCGATCGGCCTCGGGGTGGTGGTGGCGTACATGGTCCTCGCCTCCCAGTTCAACAGCTACGTCCACCCCGTCCTCGTGCTCCTGGCGATGCCGTTCAGCGTGACCGGGGCGCTGGCCGCGCTCTGGGCGGCGGACCAGTCGCTCAACATGTACAGCATGATTGGGATTGTGCTCCTCATGGGGATCGTGAAGAAGAATTCCATTCTTCTGGTCGAGTTCACCAACCAGCTCCGCCAGCGCGGACGCGGCGTGCGGGAGGCCCTGCTTGAGGCGTGCCCCATCCGGCTCCGGCCGGTGCTGATGACGTCGATTTCGACGATCGCGGCGGCGCTTCCGCCGGCCTTGGCCCTCGGGCCGGGGGCCGAGACGCGAATCCCGATGGCGCTCGTCGTGATCGGCGGGATGGCGGTTTCGACGCTCCTGACGCTTTTCGTCGTGCCGTGCGCCTATCTCATTCTTCCGGGCCGCGTCCGCCCGCTCGAGGACGAGGCGCCCGAGGAACCCCGTCCCGCCGAGGAACCCGCGGTGCCCGCGGCCCGCCCGGGACCGTAATTCCGGGATCTACCGCGAAAAACGACGGCGCCGCCCCGCCGCCACGGCGGCCGCCAGGCCCGCCGCGGCCAGGAGCGCCTGGGGGGCGACCCCCGCAGGAATGGAGCTTCCGCAGCTGCACCGGCCGCCGTCGAAGAAGCCTTCCTCATGGTCGCCCGTCCGGGGCTGAGTCGAGGGAGGAGGCGCCGAAAGAGGCGTCGCCGTCACCTGGTTGGACGGGCAGCTCTCCATGACGGAAATCGCGGTGACGTAATACGTGTACGAGACACCGCCGGTCGCCGTGGTGTCCGTGTACGGCGGAGCCGCCGGAGTCGCCAGGAGCGTGAACGCGGGAAGGGACGCATCCATGCGGTACACCGCATACCGCGTGGCGCCCGCCGCCGGCGCCCAGTCCAAGGTCACCTGGTTCAGCCCTTCCGTCGCCAAAAGCCCCCCCGGCGGCGCCTGCCCCGTGCGCAGGATATTGATCTCCGCCTGCGACAGCGACCGGTTGTAAACGCGGGCCTCGTCGATCTGGCCGTTGAAGAAGTGCGCATCCATGCCCACCCCCAGGACCAGCTGCGACGAACCGTCCGCGGGAGCGGTGGCGGTACCCGTCGTGGGATCCGGGTTGCCGTTGACGTACATCGTCATCTGCTGCGTTCCCGCGTCGTACGTCGCCGCCACATGGGTCCAGGTGTTCAAGGGAATCGTCCGCGGGGCGGTCGAAATGCCGTTGTTTCCGGTGTTATGGCACACCGCGAAGCTGAGATGCTCCGAGGAATTCAACCTCATCATATATCCCCGGATCGCCGCGGACCCGGTCCACTCCCACTTTTCGATGATCCCTTGCTGGGTCGAACTGTCCAACGTCGGTCGGATCCACGCCGCCAGCGTGAGAGAGCCCGTCATGCTCAAGGAAGCCGAATCCGGCACGCGCACCGCATCCTGTTCCGACTGCACGAAGGAACGGCTGGCCGAGTTGCACGAAAAATTCGTCATCGGCGGCAGCTCGGTGCTCCGAACGGGCCCGCCGTAGGTGCCGTGGTTGTTGTATCCGGACGAATCCGCCGCCTGGGTCGCCGTGGCCGGTTCATCCAGGCGCCAGTAGCCCACCAGCTCCGGAATGAGCGGGCCGCTTTGCGCCGCGGCGCGCACCGGCGCCGCTCCCCGCCCGTCCCCCGCTCCCCCCGTCGCCAGGACCGCCACTCCGAGAAGACGCACCGCCCGACCGATCCGACGCTTGAGCTTCATCGCCCGAACGCCTCCCCAAAACCCCCTGAACCCGCCCCTCGTTGGAAAGTGACCGCCCACGCCCGTTTTGCGACCAAATTTTTTCTGCCGCACGCGGCTCGGGTATAGTCACCCTAGATATGGATGACGAGGCCCTGGTCCGGGCGGCGCGCAAGGGTGATCGCGAAGCCTATGGCCGCCTCGTGGCCCGGTATGCCCGCGCCGTGATCGCCCGCCAGTACGGCTGAACGAAGGAGATGTCCTCGGCCGAGGACCTGGCCCAGGAAACCTTCCTTCGCGGCTGGCAGGGCCTGGCGCGCCTGAGAGAGGACCGCGCCTTCGGGAGCTGGATTCTCTCGACGGCCGCCTTCGTCTGCCGGGAATGGCTCCGGGCGCGTCGGAGGGCGGAATCGATGACCGCCGCGCCCGAACCCCCGGCGGCCGACCCGTTCGCCGGCGAGACCGGAGCCGACCCCGAGCTGGCCGAGGCGATCGCCGAGCTTCCGCCGGAAGCCCAGGAACTCCTGGCGCTGCGGCACGGCGAAGGGCTGAGTTGCGAGGAAATCGCCCGGCGTCTCGGCAAGCCGCTGGGCACGGTGACGAAAACCCTTTCGCGCCTCTACGCGAGGCTGCGCGAAAGGCTGGTGAGGCGATGAACGACGACCTGGAGCGCCGACTCGACGAGTTCTACCGCAAGCTCGAGGTGCCGTCGCGCCGCCTGGCGGCGCGGTGGCGCGGGGAGCGACGCGCTCGATCCCCGTTCTTCGCGCCCGCGGCGCTCCTGGCGGCGGCGGCCGCCGCCGTCGCGGCCGTGATGCTCCTGGCGCTCGTCCCGCGGGCGGAACGGCCCTCGCCCGCGCCGCGTCCCCCCGCCCCCGCTCCTCTGGCCCGAACCGACAACCCTGGGCCGGCGCCCGCGGTACATCCGAAGTTGGATCCGCCTCCCACCCGGGCGCCGGCTCCCGTAATTTCTCCCCCCGCCCCGCGTCCCGAGCCGCCGACACGCCCCGAGGAACGGCCCGCCGCCCCTCCGGCGACGCCCGAACCGGCTCCCCCCGCGCCGGCGGCGCTCCCGCAACCGCCTCCCCCCACGCCCCCTTCCCCGGCGCGAACCGTCGAAGCGCCGCGGGCGACCGCCCTCGTGCCCGAAGTGGAAGGATCCTTCGACGTGGGCGACCGAACTCTCCGAGGCCGCCAGAAGGACCTGGCTCTTGCCGCCGGCGACGTGGTGCGCGCGAACTCCCTCGTCCGGCTCGAGTGGTCCGAGGATCAGTTCATCCTCCTGGCCCCTGGAAGCGTCGTCGAAGTCCGGCTGGAGGACGCCCTCGTTCTCCAGCTCGACAA contains the following coding sequences:
- a CDS encoding efflux RND transporter periplasmic adaptor subunit; this encodes MKTPLSLTLAALLAVGPAACRPPEQPRPSAAAARKPRATVFVVAPREVEYAIEATGTIEAVEELSIPARVAGIVDRVAFKEGDAVTPSSVLAEIEIDRYRLGEERARAELERAKAQAELAETLLANREKLYEEGRRQGKEWVTEEQMVTWRSDARKARADVERARVELELARLNHRDARVRPPLAGVIHRKLVATGDYVRPETVVATMLNVSALHLRFPVTELEAARLAPGQEVTFSVRTEPGREFRARLFHVSQKADPVTRAVECRGEIAAAGASLRPGAFARVRAVTGKQTSLVVPERAVLPTERGFLVYELSDGRAAARPVRLGLRLDGHVEILEGLRAGARIATDGAASLRDGMEVDIVEAAP
- a CDS encoding efflux RND transporter permease subunit produces the protein MNLSDLSIRNPVFAWMLSAFLIVFGLICFDRLGVSQMPDVDFPTVRVEVALEGASPEIMETEVVDVLEDAVMSVQGIQEITATARQGRASLNIEFEIGRDIDAAVQEVQTKIAQAQRLLPHDIDPPTVEKTNADDNAFMWIALSGHVPYPDLVHFARYRLKDRLQTVPGVGEVILGGYLDRNMRIWLKLEELEARDLTVADVIAALGREHVEVPAGRLESSTRESNVRAFGEAPSAEEFRSIVIAHRNDAPVFLGDVAVVEDGLADRRRLARALGVQAVGLGIKKQYGANAVQVARAVRERIREIQPEVPPGMTLEVNSDITVFVEESIHEIQFTLVLSVILTSIVCWLFLGSWTSTLNVLLAIPTSIVGSFILLYALGFTINTFTLMALSLAVGIVVDDAIMVLENIVRHRERGEPRARAARNGTREIMMAAFAATLAIIAIFLPIAFVQGLIGKFLYQFGVTLSVAVALSLLEAITLTPMRCAQMLSVADENRFLSRFFRGLANAYRAVLAPCLRWRWAVVALSMAGFGASLFLLPRLRQEIVPPQDQSMVLVRFQTPVGSSIDYTDARLREAERFLEEQRTRGPVNRYFSVVGGFGGGDVDTGVIFMTLKPRRERPPSLRNPGEPMSQHEFMGILRARLNSIPGMRGAYVSDLSMRGLTGRGTTFPIEFAVTGDDWARLGEYSERLMEKMRETGLLVDVHSDYLVGMPEVRVYPDRRRAAELGVSMLDIGTAINALIGGVRVGKFEEGGHRYDMRVRLVSDQRSRPEDIERLTVRSRDGRLVKLSEVVRLVETPGVQSITRRNRARAITVRANLAPGASQKTASERIRAIAREVLPPGYGLEETGSSRFFSESGRAFLFAIGLGVVVAYMVLASQFNSYVHPVLVLLAMPFSVTGALAALWAADQSLNMYSMIGIVLLMGIVKKNSILLVEFTNQLRQRGRGVREALLEACPIRLRPVLMTSISTIAAALPPALALGPGAETRIPMALVVIGGMAVSTLLTLFVVPCAYLILPGRVRPLEDEAPEEPRPAEEPAVPAARPGP
- a CDS encoding LamG domain-containing protein, which codes for MKLKRRIGRAVRLLGVAVLATGGAGDGRGAAPVRAAAQSGPLIPELVGYWRLDEPATATQAADSSGYNNHGTYGGPVRSTELPPMTNFSCNSASRSFVQSEQDAVRVPDSASLSMTGSLTLAAWIRPTLDSSTQQGIIEKWEWTGSAAIRGYMMRLNSSEHLSFAVCHNTGNNGISTAPRTIPLNTWTHVAATYDAGTQQMTMYVNGNPDPTTGTATAPADGSSQLVLGVGMDAHFFNGQIDEARVYNRSLSQAEINILRTGQAPPGGLLATEGLNQVTLDWAPAAGATRYAVYRMDASLPAFTLLATPAAPPYTDTTATGGVSYTYYVTAISVMESCPSNQVTATPLSAPPPSTQPRTGDHEEGFFDGGRCSCGSSIPAGVAPQALLAAAGLAAAVAAGRRRRFSR
- a CDS encoding sigma-70 family RNA polymerase sigma factor is translated as MSSAEDLAQETFLRGWQGLARLREDRAFGSWILSTAAFVCREWLRARRRAESMTAAPEPPAADPFAGETGADPELAEAIAELPPEAQELLALRHGEGLSCEEIARRLGKPLGTVTKTLSRLYARLRERLVRR